From one Neofelis nebulosa isolate mNeoNeb1 chromosome 4, mNeoNeb1.pri, whole genome shotgun sequence genomic stretch:
- the LOC131510505 gene encoding LOW QUALITY PROTEIN: adhesion G protein-coupled receptor E2-like (The sequence of the model RefSeq protein was modified relative to this genomic sequence to represent the inferred CDS: deleted 1 base in 1 codon), with the protein MTFRNESENMCQGLLVLLLLTLGPVQKLSASAPTDCAQWCPPESSCVNATACRCSPGFTSLSGDIFTNRLENCDDINECGPPPRVSCGKFAHCLNTEGSYHCTCSPGYELASGAKTFRNESENTCQVISVHIPESKPDDQKPEECCVESKQNYTDPPPYTHRKLHDQKGLPSRQDSNRRHHWGPAGNFFPSWTPPRGIKSRRLSRFFEKVEDLARKFIPAFAQDSIQGLIEGVDELLQTPEDLEALPRSEQHRVATNLLAGLEDVLRNISQALPNGTLTFNASAGTDLSLKVQEQGDRNVTLSLNQAKMLLSLDEVHESSDSGPSVVGLVSTPGMGKLLAKAPLVLDPKQQTVLRERKEWLGEVSPVLLSDVVSAFVSNKDTQNLSSPVTFIISHRSVTPGPTQKVFCVFWEHSQDGGGHWSTTGCEMVVTGDASTTCQCSHLSSFAVLMAHSHVQEEDPVLVVITYVGLGLSLLCLLLAALTFLLCKAIQNTSTSLHLQLSICLFLAHLLFLTAIDQTKIKLLCAIIAGALHYLYLASFTWMLLEGLHLFLTARNLTVVNYSSVSRFMKRLMLPVGYGVPALIVAISAASRPSLYGTPTRCWLHTDKGFVWTFLGPVCTVFSINLAFFLMTFWIVKNKLSSLNRDVSTLQNTRMLTFKATAQLLILGCTWCLGVLQVGPAARVMAYLFTIINSLQGAFIFLVYCLLSQQVREQYGKWFRGVRKAKAEHENYTLSSGTVSDASKHSAVRYAVFPEHFPSRSTWASHACLTGQPGQIAGDALGRLMPGLPSRHFPVLKRALHYTFTR; encoded by the exons ATGACATTCAGgaatgagagtgaaaacatgtgtCAAG GGCTCTTGGTGCTGCTGCTGTTGACATTGGGGCCTGTACAGAAACTGAGTG CTTCTGCCCCCACAGACTGTGCTCAGTGGTGCCCTCCAGAGTCCTCATGTGTCAACGCCACGGCCTGTCGCTGCTCTCCAGGGTTCACTTCTTTATCCGGGGACATCTTCACCAACCGCTTGGAGAATTGTGATG ACATCAACGAGTGTGGACCACCCCCCAGAGTGTCCTGTGGAAAATTCGCACACTGCCTTAACACAGAGGGGAGCTACCACTGCACGTGCAGCCCAGGATACGAGCTTGCTTCTGGGGCAAAAACATTCAGGAATGAAAGTGAGAACACATGTCAAG TAATTTCAGTTCACATTCCTGAGAGCAAACCAGATGACCAGAAGCCAGAAGAATGCTGTGTGGAGTCTAAGCAGAATTACACAGATCCACCCCCATACACACATAGAAAATTACATGATCAGAAGGGGCTCCCGTCGAGACAAGATAGCAACAGACGGCATCACTGGGGACCAGCAG GCAACTTTTTCCCCAGCTGGACCCCACCCCGTGGAATCAAGAGCCGG AGACTCTCCCGCTTCTTTGAAAAAGTCGAAGATCTGGCCAGAAAGTTCATACCGGCCTTTGCCCAGGACAGCATCCAG GGCCTCATAGAGGGGGTGGATGAGTTGTTGCAGACCCCGGAAGACCTGGAGGCGCTGCCCCGCTCAGAGCAGCACCGTGTGGCCACGAACCTGCTCGCTGGCCTGGAGGACGTCCTGAGAAACATAAGCCAGGCCCTGCCCAATGGGACATTGACCTTCAATGCATCTGCAGGCACAG ACCTGTCCCTGAAGGTGCAAGAACAAGGAGACAGAAATGTCACCTTGAGTCTGAACCAGGCAAAGATGCTGCTGAGCTTGGATGAGGTGCATGAATCTAGTGACTCAG GTCCTTCTGTGGTGGGCCTCGTCTCCACTCCAGGGATGGGCAAGTTACTGGCCAAGGCGCCCCTGGTCCTGGACCCTAAGCAGCAGACAGTTCTGCGTGAACGCAAGGAATGGCTGGGAGAGGTCTCCCCTGTCCTGCTCTCAGATGTCGTCTCTGCCTTTGTGAGCAACAAGGACACCCAGAACCTCAGCTCCCCCGTCACCTTCATCATCTCCCACCGC TCGGTGACGCCCGGGCCAACGCAGAAGGTGTTCTGTGTCTTCTGGGAGCACAGTCAGGATGGAGGCGGTCATTGGTCCACCACGGGCTGCGAGATGGTGGTCACCGGAGACGCCAGCACCACCTGCCAGTGCTCCCACCTCAGCAGCTTTGCCGTCCTCATGGCCCACAGCCACGTGCAG GAGGAGGATCCCGTGCTGGTTGTCATCACCTACGTGGGGCTGGGCCTCTCTCTGCTGTGCCTCCTCCTGGCAGCCCTCACCTTCCTCCTGTGCAAAGCCATCCAGAACACCAGCACCTCACTCCACCTGCAGCTCTCGATCTGCCTCTTCCTGGCCCACCTGCTCTTCCTCACGGCCATCGACCAGACCAAGATCAAG ctgctgTGCGCCATCATCGCGGGGGCCTTACACTATCTCTACCTGGCCTCCTTCACCTGGATGCTGTTGGAGGGTCTACACCTCTTCCTTACGGCACGCAACCTGACGGTGGTCAACTACTCCAGCGTGAGCAGGTTCATGAAGAGACTCATGCTCCCTGTGGGCTATGGAGTCCCGGCTCTAATCGTGGCCATTTCTGCTGCATCCAGACCTTCCCTTTATGGAACACCCACCAG ATGCTGGCTCCACACAGACAAAGGATTTGTATGGACCTTCCTGGGCCCCGTCTGCACCGTCTTCTCC ATTAATCTGGCCTTCTTTCTGATGACCTTCTGGATAGTGAAAAACAAGCTCTCCTCCCTCAACAGAGATGTGTCCACCCTCCAGAACACCAG GATGCTGACATTCAAAGCGACGGCTCAGCTCCTCATCCTGGGCTGCACGTGGTGTCTGGGCGTCCTGCAGGTGGGGCCAGCTGCCCGCGTCATGGCTTACCTCTTCACCATCATCAACAGCTTGCAGGGAGCGTTCATCTTCCTGGTGTACTGCCTCCTCAGCCAGCAG GTCCGGGAGCAGTACGGGAAATGGTTCAGAGGGGTCAGGAAAGCCAAAGCCGAGCATGAGAATTACACGCTGTCAAGCGGGACCGTGTCTGATGCCTCCAAGCACAGTGCGGTAAGA TATGCAGTGTTCCCAGAGCACTTCCCTAGCCGATCCACTTGGGCGTCTCATGCCTGCCTCACTGGACAACCTGGGCAGATAGCAGGGGATGCCCTAGGAAGGCTCATGCCTGGACTCCCTTCAAGGCACTTCCCTGTCTTGAAACGAGCTCTTCACTATACTTTCACTCGCTGA